One Nocardia iowensis DNA window includes the following coding sequences:
- the lon gene encoding endopeptidase La encodes MTTPQNLPVLFLTDPIVLPGMVVPIELDESAQAAIDAARAAKTEAVLLAPRLTEGYASYGVVATIEQVGRMRGGAPAAVLKAERRAKIGHGVTGPGAALWVEAEPVETPTPDGRTKELAAEYKKLVVSVLQRREAWQIIDAVNQLTDPSAIADTAGYAPYLTDDQKRELLETPDVKQRLNTLIEWTKDHIAEAEITEKISDDVREGLEKSQREFLLRQQLNAIRKELGEDEPDGADDYRTRIEQADLPDKVREEALREVGRLERASDQSPESGWIRTWLDTVLELPWTVRTTDSTDVSAARAVLDADHHGLDEVKDRMVEYLAVRSRRAARGLEVVGGRGSGAVLALVGPPGVGKTSLGESVARAMGRKFVRVALGGVRDEAEIRGHRRTYVGALPGRIVRAIKEAGSMNPVVLLDEIDKVGSDFRGDPAAALLEVLDPAQNHTFRDHYLDLDLDLSDVLFIATANVMETIPGPLLDRMELITVDGYTEDDKVAIARDFLVPRQLERNALTADEVTVTDAALREIAANYTREAGVRQMERLIAKALRKAATRLSEVGTDWAAAESGTADADTATVESSVTELGYGAELGYDALLKSETSSGSVETLTIDLADLKEYLGRPRFTPDSVERTAVPGVATGLAVTGLGGDVLYIEANAAEGERSLTLTGQLGDVMKESAQIALTYVRSHLEEIGIEPSVLDRNIHVHFPAGAVPKDGPSAGVTMVTALVSLALGRQVRADVGMTGEVTLNGRVLPIGGVKQKLLAAQRAGLKTVFIPARNEPDLDEVPAEVLAALEVRPVADVADILAYAIEPVAEPALDGPAFAATA; translated from the coding sequence GTGACTACACCTCAGAACCTGCCGGTGCTGTTCCTGACCGATCCGATCGTGCTGCCGGGCATGGTCGTGCCCATCGAACTGGACGAATCGGCGCAGGCCGCCATCGACGCCGCGCGCGCCGCGAAAACCGAAGCCGTGCTGCTCGCGCCGCGGCTGACCGAGGGCTACGCCTCCTACGGTGTGGTCGCCACCATCGAACAGGTGGGCCGGATGCGCGGCGGTGCGCCCGCGGCGGTATTGAAGGCCGAGCGGCGTGCCAAGATCGGGCACGGGGTCACCGGTCCGGGTGCCGCGCTGTGGGTCGAGGCCGAGCCGGTCGAGACGCCAACGCCGGACGGCAGGACCAAAGAGCTGGCCGCCGAATACAAGAAGCTGGTCGTTTCGGTGCTGCAGCGCCGCGAGGCCTGGCAGATCATCGACGCGGTCAATCAGCTGACCGATCCGTCGGCGATCGCCGACACCGCGGGGTACGCGCCGTACCTGACCGACGATCAGAAGCGTGAACTGCTCGAAACCCCGGACGTGAAGCAGCGGTTGAACACGCTGATCGAGTGGACCAAGGACCACATCGCCGAGGCCGAGATCACCGAGAAGATCAGTGACGATGTCCGCGAGGGTCTGGAGAAGAGCCAGCGCGAGTTCCTGCTGCGCCAGCAGCTCAACGCGATCCGCAAGGAACTCGGCGAGGACGAGCCCGACGGCGCCGACGACTACCGCACCCGGATCGAGCAGGCCGACCTACCGGACAAGGTCCGCGAGGAGGCGTTGCGCGAGGTCGGCAGGCTGGAGCGGGCCAGCGATCAGAGCCCGGAATCCGGCTGGATCCGGACCTGGCTGGACACGGTGCTCGAGCTGCCGTGGACGGTGCGAACCACCGACAGCACCGATGTCTCGGCCGCCCGCGCGGTGCTGGACGCCGACCACCACGGCCTGGACGAGGTGAAGGACCGCATGGTCGAGTACCTGGCCGTGCGTTCGCGGCGGGCCGCGCGCGGGCTGGAGGTCGTCGGCGGGCGTGGCTCCGGCGCGGTGCTCGCACTGGTCGGTCCGCCCGGCGTCGGCAAGACCTCGCTCGGTGAATCCGTGGCCAGGGCCATGGGCCGCAAGTTCGTTCGGGTCGCACTCGGCGGCGTGCGCGACGAGGCCGAGATCCGCGGCCACCGGCGCACCTACGTCGGCGCGCTGCCCGGCCGGATCGTCCGCGCGATCAAGGAGGCGGGTTCGATGAATCCCGTTGTCCTGCTGGACGAGATCGACAAGGTCGGCTCGGACTTCCGTGGCGACCCGGCGGCCGCGCTGCTCGAGGTGCTCGATCCGGCGCAGAACCACACGTTCCGCGATCACTATCTGGATCTGGACCTCGACCTGTCCGACGTGCTGTTCATCGCCACCGCCAATGTCATGGAGACCATCCCCGGCCCACTGCTGGACCGGATGGAGCTGATCACCGTCGACGGCTACACCGAGGACGACAAGGTCGCTATCGCCCGCGACTTCCTGGTGCCGCGGCAGCTGGAACGCAACGCGTTGACCGCCGACGAGGTGACCGTCACCGACGCGGCACTGCGCGAGATCGCCGCCAACTACACCCGGGAAGCCGGGGTGCGGCAGATGGAGCGGCTGATCGCGAAGGCGTTGCGCAAGGCCGCGACTCGCCTGTCCGAGGTCGGCACCGACTGGGCCGCAGCCGAATCCGGCACAGCCGACGCTGACACGGCCACGGTCGAATCCAGCGTGACCGAACTCGGCTACGGCGCCGAGTTGGGTTACGACGCCCTGCTGAAGTCCGAAACGTCCTCCGGCAGCGTCGAAACGCTGACGATCGACCTGGCTGATCTCAAGGAGTACCTGGGCCGCCCGCGCTTCACCCCCGACTCGGTGGAACGCACCGCGGTGCCGGGTGTGGCGACCGGACTCGCGGTCACCGGCCTCGGCGGCGACGTCCTCTACATCGAGGCCAATGCCGCGGAGGGTGAGCGCTCGCTGACCCTGACCGGCCAGCTCGGTGACGTGATGAAGGAGTCCGCGCAGATCGCGCTGACCTACGTGCGCTCGCACCTGGAAGAGATCGGCATCGAGCCGTCGGTGCTGGATCGCAATATCCACGTGCACTTCCCGGCGGGCGCGGTCCCCAAGGACGGACCGTCGGCGGGCGTCACCATGGTCACCGCCCTGGTGTCGCTGGCACTGGGCAGGCAGGTGCGCGCCGATGTCGGCATGACCGGCGAGGTCACGCTGAACGGGCGGGTACTGCCGATCGGCGGCGTCAAGCAGAAGCTGCTGGCCGCCCAGCGCGCCGGGCTCAAGACGGTGTTCATCCCGGCTCGCAATGAACCGGACCTGGACGAGGTCCCGGCGGAAGTGCTTGCCGCACTGGAGGTCCGCCCGGTCGCCGACGTGGCCGACATCCTGGCCTACGCCATCGAACCGGTCGCCGAACCGGCGTTGGACGGCCCGGCCTTCGCGGCCACCGCCTGA
- a CDS encoding PrsW family intramembrane metalloprotease — MSWFQPRSALLWTYCLISILGLSGLILQLAPVATLTWRDMLAGLPFTLATLVVFGALILHLDRLRARRRIRTPLIMGFVWGALAGPGIAMFANDHNMRVIQNLAGDAFAMNWQAPISAAIVEEAIKGVGVFAVAWLFRPLLNRPIHGLLLGGCTGLGFQVVENITYEANAGLLSAQDDPANAVLVGVVRLLTGITSHWMLTGLAGIGIVLAVARSDWPGRRRAQVFVMFYLLGAALHFGWDAPSPARVPVGSIAARTILYILIFAVIYTWVVRTERQWFRAVVGWAVTTGIAPAGELSTLFSRRSRRRARAAERMNGQHSRRQQVRRQRILLDWVQEAGARSGLRFPP; from the coding sequence ATGAGCTGGTTCCAGCCGAGGTCGGCGCTGTTGTGGACGTACTGCCTGATCTCGATTCTCGGCTTGTCAGGGCTGATCCTCCAACTGGCCCCCGTAGCAACACTGACCTGGCGCGACATGCTGGCGGGCTTGCCGTTCACCCTCGCGACCCTCGTCGTATTCGGCGCGCTGATCCTGCATTTGGATCGCCTCCGGGCGCGGCGGCGGATCAGAACGCCGCTCATCATGGGCTTCGTGTGGGGCGCGCTGGCGGGCCCCGGCATCGCCATGTTCGCCAACGATCACAACATGCGGGTGATCCAGAATCTCGCCGGTGACGCGTTCGCCATGAACTGGCAGGCACCGATTTCCGCGGCGATCGTGGAGGAGGCGATCAAGGGCGTCGGCGTCTTCGCGGTCGCGTGGCTGTTTCGTCCCCTGCTGAATCGGCCGATCCACGGACTGCTGCTCGGCGGCTGCACCGGCCTCGGCTTCCAGGTGGTCGAGAACATCACCTACGAGGCCAACGCCGGATTGCTGTCCGCGCAGGACGATCCGGCGAACGCGGTGCTCGTCGGCGTCGTGCGGCTGCTCACCGGCATCACCTCGCACTGGATGCTCACCGGCCTGGCCGGTATCGGCATCGTGCTCGCGGTGGCTCGATCGGACTGGCCGGGCAGACGGCGCGCCCAGGTCTTCGTGATGTTCTATCTGCTCGGTGCCGCACTGCATTTCGGCTGGGACGCGCCGAGCCCAGCGCGGGTCCCGGTCGGGTCGATCGCCGCGCGGACGATCCTGTACATCCTGATCTTCGCCGTGATCTACACCTGGGTGGTGCGGACCGAACGGCAATGGTTCCGGGCGGTGGTCGGTTGGGCGGTGACCACGGGCATCGCACCGGCCGGCGAACTGAGCACCTTGTTCTCGCGGCGATCCCGCCGCCGGGCCCGCGCGGCGGAACGGATGAACGGTCAGCACAGCCGACGCCAGCAGGTGCGACGGCAGCGCATCCTGCTCGACTGGGTGCAGGAGGCCGGTGCCCGATCGGGTCTTCGTTTTCCCCCGTGA
- a CDS encoding TIGR03084 family metal-binding protein: protein MADLEALLADFADECADLERIVAPLAAADWARATPAPGWTIAHQIGHLAWTDEVATLAAADADGFQRLLTEAGPKALTFVDEAAEEASTAPPSALLDRWHRGRKSLTDALRAVPAGSKLPWFGPPMSAASMISARIMETWAHGQDVADAMGVSRTPTARLRTVAHLGVRTRNFAYTVHGKTPPSAEFRVELGAPDGTSWSWGPEDAAQRVTGPALDFCLLVTQRRHPDDLAIDAVGRDAAEWLTLAQAFAGPTGAGRVAGQFG, encoded by the coding sequence ATGGCTGACCTCGAAGCGCTGCTCGCCGATTTCGCCGACGAATGCGCCGATCTGGAACGAATCGTCGCCCCGCTGGCCGCCGCCGACTGGGCCCGGGCGACACCCGCTCCCGGCTGGACCATCGCCCACCAGATCGGCCATTTGGCCTGGACCGATGAGGTCGCCACGCTCGCCGCCGCCGATGCCGACGGCTTCCAGCGCCTGCTCACCGAGGCCGGGCCGAAGGCGTTGACCTTCGTCGACGAGGCCGCCGAGGAGGCGTCGACGGCACCGCCCTCGGCCCTGCTCGACCGGTGGCATCGCGGCCGCAAGTCGCTGACCGACGCGTTGCGCGCGGTACCAGCGGGCAGCAAGCTGCCGTGGTTCGGCCCGCCGATGAGCGCGGCTTCGATGATCTCCGCACGGATCATGGAGACCTGGGCACACGGCCAAGACGTGGCCGATGCCATGGGCGTCAGCCGCACCCCGACCGCGCGACTGCGCACGGTGGCTCATCTCGGCGTGCGGACCAGGAATTTCGCGTACACGGTGCACGGAAAGACACCGCCCTCGGCCGAGTTCCGGGTCGAGCTCGGCGCACCCGACGGCACGAGCTGGTCATGGGGACCCGAGGACGCCGCGCAGCGAGTTACCGGGCCTGCCCTCGATTTCTGCCTGCTGGTGACTCAACGCCGCCATCCGGACGACCTCGCGATCGATGCGGTCGGTCGGGACGCGGCGGAATGGCTCACCCTCGCACAGGCTTTCGCTGGACCAACGGGAGCGGGCCGGGTTGCGGGTCAGTTCGGCTGA
- the lhgO gene encoding L-2-hydroxyglutarate oxidase — translation MPNSTYDFCVIGGGIVGVATAHRILHRHPGASLVLLEKAAALATHQTGHNSGVIHSGIYYPPDSLKARLCRRGARWTKEFAAAHGIPFQVCGKLLVATDAAEQRRMLALHERSVTNGVAVELIDAAELRRREPRVTGVGALFVPDTGIVDYTRITSALADEVRAAGGQLVFGAEITSLTETDAAVTAAGPAGAWTASTLVVCGGLQADRLARMAGLRNDFRIVPFRGEYYQLPPERAGLVRTLIYPIPDPALPFLGVHLSPTIDGALTVGPNAVLGLAREGYRKGSFDARDARAVLGFPGVHRVAAANLRTGLRELRNSLFKRGYLAECRRYCPELTVADLRPREAGIRAQAVLRDGTLVHDFMIERTPRSVHVLNAPSPAATSAMPIAEHIVDQL, via the coding sequence ATGCCGAACAGCACCTATGACTTCTGCGTGATCGGCGGTGGCATCGTCGGAGTGGCGACGGCGCATCGGATACTGCATCGCCATCCCGGCGCGTCCCTGGTGCTGCTGGAGAAGGCGGCGGCGCTCGCCACCCATCAGACCGGGCACAACAGCGGCGTCATCCATTCGGGCATCTACTATCCGCCGGACAGCCTGAAGGCGCGGCTGTGTCGGCGCGGGGCCCGCTGGACCAAGGAATTCGCTGCGGCGCATGGGATTCCGTTTCAGGTCTGCGGCAAACTACTGGTCGCCACCGATGCTGCCGAGCAGCGCAGAATGCTGGCGTTGCACGAGCGTTCGGTAACCAACGGTGTCGCGGTCGAATTGATCGACGCCGCCGAACTCCGCAGGCGCGAGCCGCGGGTGACCGGCGTCGGCGCCTTGTTCGTTCCGGACACCGGCATCGTCGACTACACCAGGATCACCAGCGCACTGGCCGACGAAGTCCGGGCGGCGGGCGGGCAACTCGTGTTCGGCGCCGAGATCACCTCGCTCACCGAGACCGACGCCGCGGTCACGGCGGCCGGACCGGCGGGCGCGTGGACGGCCAGCACCCTCGTGGTCTGCGGCGGCTTGCAGGCCGATCGGCTGGCTCGAATGGCCGGGCTGCGCAACGACTTCCGGATCGTGCCGTTTCGCGGCGAGTACTATCAGCTGCCGCCGGAGCGGGCCGGGCTGGTGCGCACGCTGATCTATCCGATTCCCGATCCGGCCCTGCCCTTTCTCGGCGTCCATCTGAGCCCGACCATCGACGGCGCGCTGACCGTCGGGCCGAACGCGGTGCTCGGGCTGGCCAGGGAGGGGTATCGCAAAGGCAGTTTCGACGCCAGAGACGCGCGTGCGGTCCTCGGCTTCCCCGGCGTGCACCGGGTGGCCGCGGCGAATCTGCGAACCGGACTACGGGAATTGCGCAACTCGCTGTTCAAGCGCGGCTATCTGGCCGAATGCAGGCGGTACTGCCCGGAGTTGACGGTTGCCGATCTACGCCCGCGGGAGGCCGGGATTCGCGCACAGGCGGTGCTGCGCGATGGCACCCTGGTGCACGACTTCATGATCGAGCGCACGCCGCGCTCGGTGCATGTGCTGAACGCACCGTCGCCCGCGGCCACCTCGGCCATGCCGATCGCCGAGCACATCGTCGATCAACTCTGA
- a CDS encoding SRPBCC family protein, protein MGHIKYASDVGAPVEVAFTYTDNHLFVPDWMFAVADFEPTGELDSGLGAMFTTTAHLAFWRPTMTCEVTEYRRNVVIGYTLRGRLSGTLTLRFDPLGHGRSVLTSEAEYSQPRGFAGRLCVGLVDSAVKSALRRTESQLRREIEEFHGTDLVGRIA, encoded by the coding sequence ATGGGCCACATCAAGTACGCGAGTGACGTCGGAGCGCCCGTCGAGGTCGCCTTCACCTATACGGACAACCATCTGTTCGTACCGGATTGGATGTTCGCGGTCGCCGACTTCGAGCCGACCGGTGAACTCGACTCCGGCCTCGGCGCGATGTTCACGACCACCGCGCATCTGGCGTTCTGGCGGCCGACGATGACATGCGAGGTCACCGAATATCGCCGCAACGTGGTGATCGGGTATACGCTGCGTGGGCGTTTGTCCGGGACCCTGACGCTGCGCTTCGATCCGCTCGGTCACGGGCGGTCGGTGCTGACGTCCGAGGCGGAGTACAGCCAACCGCGCGGATTCGCCGGGCGCCTCTGCGTCGGTCTGGTGGATTCCGCCGTGAAATCGGCGCTCCGCCGCACCGAGTCCCAATTGCGAAGGGAGATAGAAGAATTCCACGGTACCGATCTTGTCGGTCGGATTGCGTAG
- a CDS encoding ribonuclease H family protein — MIIVSTDGSCLRNPGGAIGWAWVNHQGSSRSGGGASGTNQVAELRAVLEAILAHPGSEPLLIESDSLYAIKCASEWISSWRLNGWRTSTGGAVKNVELIRQIDKAIASRPGPVRFRWVRGHVGNYFNEQADALAGEAARKAAATAAVAEANTAEIPVVTVEETPAAPEAPREKAAGKAAAPSAPQTLTLF, encoded by the coding sequence ATGATCATCGTGAGCACCGACGGATCCTGCCTCCGCAACCCCGGCGGCGCCATCGGCTGGGCTTGGGTCAATCATCAGGGCTCCTCGCGCAGCGGTGGCGGCGCGTCCGGCACCAATCAGGTCGCGGAGCTACGCGCGGTACTGGAGGCGATCCTCGCCCATCCCGGCTCCGAACCCCTTTTGATCGAAAGTGATTCGCTCTACGCGATCAAGTGCGCGTCGGAATGGATCTCGAGTTGGCGGCTCAACGGGTGGCGCACCTCCACCGGCGGCGCCGTGAAGAACGTGGAACTCATCCGGCAGATCGACAAAGCGATCGCCAGCAGACCCGGCCCGGTCCGGTTCCGTTGGGTCCGTGGACATGTCGGCAACTACTTCAACGAGCAGGCCGACGCGCTTGCCGGTGAAGCGGCTCGGAAGGCCGCCGCGACGGCGGCCGTGGCCGAGGCGAACACCGCGGAAATCCCCGTGGTGACTGTGGAAGAAACGCCGGCGGCGCCGGAAGCGCCGAGAGAAAAGGCCGCGGGGAAGGCGGCCGCGCCGTCGGCGCCGCAGACTTTAACCCTGTTCTGA
- a CDS encoding MlaD family protein codes for MTLFSKLMQHKLVLSSIGLVLVFLIGATYLMVSIMRVNPLRSTYTVTVSLDRSGGLQPGNDVTLRGYRVGKVTSIELTDRGQAIAAAAQIESKYKIPVDTAISVQALSGAGEQYIDFRPGTEQGPYLRDGAVVAFDPEKIKTPTPIWSVLDNSSTLIAQIDPEKFGVILRELDVALSGGPDQLRGMINGISLAMAGFDNLLPQTTNLIANLRTIADTTSNAQPDLATLTSNSGTLFNQFNKANAELQGVLERAPGQLNSLGAVLDKTTDPITSLATNFAAMTKAAQLRLPALRALFPSLALGADALAVPAHDGEFHAMIDIWPRPFCTYNSTRIRNEVVQDGTIPKWNYCENPPPGQVIRGAANAPRPDVPNNGAHMPPGVDPNERTLPPIR; via the coding sequence ATGACCTTGTTCTCGAAGCTGATGCAGCACAAGCTGGTTCTCTCCAGCATCGGGCTGGTGCTCGTGTTCCTGATCGGCGCGACCTATCTGATGGTGAGCATCATGCGGGTGAACCCGCTGCGCTCCACCTACACGGTCACGGTGAGCCTGGACCGCTCGGGCGGGCTGCAGCCGGGTAACGACGTGACCCTTCGCGGCTATCGGGTCGGCAAGGTGACCTCGATCGAGCTGACCGACCGCGGGCAGGCGATCGCCGCGGCGGCCCAGATCGAGAGCAAGTACAAGATTCCGGTCGACACCGCGATCTCGGTACAGGCACTGTCCGGCGCGGGCGAGCAGTACATCGACTTCCGTCCCGGCACCGAGCAGGGTCCGTACCTGCGCGACGGTGCGGTGGTGGCATTCGATCCGGAGAAGATCAAGACGCCGACCCCGATCTGGTCGGTCCTCGACAATTCCAGCACGCTCATCGCGCAGATCGATCCGGAGAAGTTCGGCGTGATCCTGCGCGAGCTCGACGTCGCGCTCAGCGGCGGCCCCGACCAGTTGCGCGGCATGATCAATGGCATCAGCCTGGCCATGGCGGGTTTCGACAACCTGCTGCCGCAGACGACGAATCTGATCGCCAACCTGCGCACCATCGCCGACACCACCTCGAACGCGCAGCCCGACCTTGCCACCCTGACCAGCAACTCCGGCACGTTGTTCAACCAGTTCAACAAGGCCAACGCCGAGCTGCAAGGCGTTCTCGAACGGGCGCCGGGGCAGCTGAACAGCCTCGGTGCGGTGCTGGACAAGACCACCGATCCGATCACCAGCCTGGCCACCAACTTCGCGGCGATGACGAAGGCGGCGCAGCTGCGCCTGCCCGCCTTGCGGGCGCTGTTCCCCTCGCTCGCGCTGGGCGCGGACGCGCTGGCGGTGCCCGCGCACGACGGCGAGTTCCACGCGATGATCGACATCTGGCCGCGGCCGTTCTGCACGTACAACTCCACCCGGATCCGCAACGAGGTCGTCCAGGACGGCACGATTCCCAAGTGGAACTACTGTGAGAACCCGCCGCCCGGTCAGGTGATCCGTGGGGCAGCGAACGCGCCGCGACCCGATGTGCCGAACAACGGCGCGCACATGCCGCCGGGTGTGGATCCGAACGAGCGGACCCTGCCCCCGATACGGTGA
- a CDS encoding MCE family protein: MTMKARRALVAVAAVAGVGITSGCGLTVEKLPLPKPGLSGESYTLHAVFENALNLPDQAKVKIGGSDVGVVSNIKTKNFQAVVDLTIRKDIELPKGSTAELRQATPLGDVFVAVSKPKAEPGAEMLRGGDTLGLDMTSAGATVEQLLISISMLFNGGGVAALGKLTSELDSIVGGRGGTLAHLITEMTGVVGSLNDNSARVDSVLNEFATLATTIETRRGELGQVADTLPQMIGAIAENNRAIGELLTKVSTTSAALGDYADSSGQQLASLLDNTHQLMDALAKTDNTLGATLDGLREIRPKVDATFRGNSFAVYATLTNLDISALSDPEHGKLQDLNDLQDFVGSMIQVLQIVQSRVGGHR; encoded by the coding sequence ATGACGATGAAGGCCCGCCGCGCACTGGTCGCGGTCGCGGCGGTGGCTGGGGTAGGGATCACCTCGGGGTGTGGGCTCACGGTGGAGAAGCTGCCGCTGCCCAAACCCGGGCTGTCCGGTGAGAGCTACACCCTGCACGCCGTGTTCGAGAACGCGCTGAACCTGCCGGATCAGGCGAAGGTGAAGATCGGCGGCTCGGATGTGGGGGTGGTCTCCAACATCAAGACCAAGAACTTCCAGGCCGTCGTGGATCTGACCATCCGCAAGGACATCGAGTTGCCCAAGGGCAGCACCGCCGAACTGCGCCAGGCCACCCCGCTCGGTGACGTGTTCGTCGCGGTGTCCAAGCCGAAGGCCGAACCGGGCGCCGAGATGCTGCGCGGCGGCGACACTCTCGGGCTGGACATGACCTCGGCGGGTGCGACCGTCGAACAGTTGCTGATCTCGATCTCCATGCTGTTCAACGGTGGCGGCGTCGCGGCGCTCGGCAAGCTGACCTCGGAGCTGGACTCCATCGTCGGCGGTCGCGGCGGCACACTTGCCCACCTGATCACCGAAATGACCGGGGTGGTCGGCAGTTTGAACGACAACTCGGCCCGGGTCGACAGTGTGCTCAACGAGTTCGCCACGTTGGCCACCACCATCGAGACACGGCGCGGTGAGTTGGGCCAGGTCGCGGACACGCTGCCGCAGATGATCGGCGCCATCGCCGAAAACAACCGGGCCATCGGTGAACTGCTGACCAAGGTCTCGACGACAAGCGCCGCGCTCGGCGATTACGCCGACAGCTCGGGTCAGCAGCTTGCCAGCCTGTTGGACAACACCCACCAGCTGATGGATGCGCTGGCGAAGACCGACAACACCCTCGGCGCCACCCTTGACGGCCTGCGGGAGATCCGGCCCAAGGTCGATGCGACCTTCCGCGGCAACAGCTTCGCCGTGTACGCCACGCTGACCAACCTCGACATCAGCGCGCTGTCCGATCCGGAGCACGGCAAGCTGCAGGATCTGAATGATCTACAAGATTTCGTCGGCTCCATGATCCAGGTGTTGCAGATCGTGCAGAGTCGAGTAGGTGGCCACCGATGA
- a CDS encoding MlaD family protein — translation MTQTTQRLRRVAKMLVVSAAALAVGSCSLVPSSVNNALGNTTRITADFENIAGIYEGNPVTVLGLDVGKVEKIVPKGTLVEVHLSINNDVKIPKDAMAAIISPSIVTDRHVELTPVYTKGDTLADGAHLPLGKTKTPVELDTMIKTIDQFAAALKPEPGTEGIGPLSGRVLYPMVNGNGEKMRDTLNALSGALKVGVDNKDAVSNIIIKLNELTTMLAENDQSVRDFSNRMTQMTGLLAEQSPGLQATLNQVNDFLANTSSTLVQYQDQLSGSLTGLTNVTQQLRENAYGITEVVDVAPMVFQNVDRIMNREHGYVRLVGVLGTFLSGEIVSLFCERLQMRADGCRTGNVQDFGPDYGLTAALLGLTK, via the coding sequence ATGACTCAGACGACTCAGCGGCTCCGCAGAGTGGCCAAGATGCTCGTGGTCAGCGCCGCGGCGTTGGCCGTCGGCAGTTGCTCGCTCGTGCCGAGCTCGGTGAACAACGCGCTCGGCAACACGACACGGATCACCGCCGACTTCGAGAACATCGCGGGTATCTACGAGGGCAACCCGGTCACCGTGCTCGGACTCGATGTCGGGAAGGTCGAGAAGATCGTGCCGAAGGGCACCCTCGTCGAGGTGCACCTGTCGATCAACAACGACGTGAAGATTCCGAAAGACGCGATGGCCGCGATCATTTCGCCGTCGATCGTCACCGACCGGCACGTCGAACTCACCCCCGTCTACACCAAGGGCGACACCCTGGCCGACGGCGCGCATCTACCGCTGGGCAAGACCAAGACCCCGGTCGAACTCGACACGATGATCAAGACCATCGATCAGTTCGCGGCCGCGCTCAAGCCGGAGCCGGGCACCGAGGGCATCGGTCCGCTGTCGGGCCGGGTGCTGTATCCGATGGTCAACGGCAACGGTGAGAAGATGCGGGACACGCTCAACGCGCTGTCCGGCGCGCTGAAGGTCGGCGTGGACAACAAAGACGCGGTGTCCAACATCATCATCAAGTTGAACGAGCTGACCACCATGCTGGCCGAAAATGACCAGTCGGTGCGGGATTTCAGCAATCGGATGACTCAGATGACCGGTCTGCTCGCCGAACAGTCGCCAGGCTTGCAGGCCACGCTCAACCAGGTCAACGACTTCCTGGCCAACACCAGCAGCACCCTCGTCCAATATCAGGACCAGCTGTCCGGTTCGCTGACCGGTCTGACCAACGTGACCCAGCAGCTGCGCGAGAACGCCTACGGCATCACCGAAGTCGTGGATGTCGCGCCGATGGTTTTCCAAAACGTCGACCGGATCATGAACCGCGAGCACGGTTATGTCCGGTTGGTCGGTGTGCTCGGCACCTTCCTCTCCGGTGAGATCGTGAGTTTGTTCTGCGAGCGGCTCCAGATGAGGGCGGACGGTTGCCGCACCGGAAATGTCCAGGACTTCGGGCCCGATTACGGACTCACCGCCGCACTGCTCGGACTGACGAAATGA